AGATCCCGGATGAGCGCCTGGGCGGTCTCGCCGGCGCCCACGAGGAGCACCGCGCGCGGCGCGACGAACCGCCGGGAGACGAGGTCGTAGGCGTTCCGCCACAGGTAGATGAGGACCGCCACCAGCGGCGCCTGGATCGCCATGACGCGGCGGGCGATGCGCCAGTACGGGACGACGTAGTAGAGCGTGGCGATCACGACGAACGCCGCCGTCACCAGGGCCGCGATGTGGAAGAACGAATGGGACTCCCGGTAGCGCCGATCGAGCTCGTAGAGCTGGCCGACGAAGAACACGAGGAGGTAGACGGAGAAATAGATGATGCTCCCGCCGGTGAACCGGTCGAGCAGGAAGAGAATGTTGAAGTGCGCGAAGCGGGCGATGACGAAGGCGAGGAGCAGCGACACGACGAGAATCGTGAAGTCCCCCAGCACGAGGAGGATCTGCTGTCGTCTCACCGGGACGCGGAAGAGGCCGGCCATCGCGCGCCCAATATAGGCCCCGACCGGGGGGAGGTGGGATCGCCCTCCGGCGACGCGACGCCGCGGGAAGGACGCTCGGCGCCGCGAGGATTGACGCACGCGGGGGCGCGGCGTAGCCTCGGCCGGCTCCGCGCGCCTTCCCGCGCGCTCCCCATCCCCACGGAGGGTCGAAGATGACCGCGCTCTCCCGCTTCGCCGCCGCGATCCTCATCGCCGCGGCCCCGGCCGCCTACTCCGCGGAGGGTACGGGGCGCGCCGCGTCGCACCGCCCGGGTCCCGGGCGCCTGCCCGACGAGGTCGCCCCCACGCGGTACGACCTCAAGCTCAAGGTGGATCCGCGCGAGGATCACTTCGAGGGGGAGGTCGTCATCGGCCTCGACGTGCGCGAGCGCGTCTACACGTTCAACCTCCACGCCCGGGACCTGAAGATCGAGTCGGTCCTCGTGACGGCGGGCGGGCGCACCTTTCCGGCGCTCGTCGCAGACGCCGCGGGGGCCGGGGCGGAGCCCGGCGAGGGAGAGAAGATGGTGACCCTCCCCGCGTCGCTGGATCCGGGGCCGGCGGAGGCGCGCGTCGTCTTCTCGGGATCGTTCGACCGGAATCTCGCGGGGCTCTACCGCGCGCGCGACGAGGCCGGCAACTGGTACGCCTACACCCAGTTCGAGACCGCGGACGCACGGCGCGCGTTCCCGTGCTTCGACGAGCCGCGCTTCAAGACTCCGTTCCGGCTCACCCTCACGATCCCCGAGTCGATGTCGGCGATCGCGACGACCCTCGACGAGGCGACGACCGCGAAGGGCGGCTTCAAGACCATCCGCTTCCGCGAGACCCGCCCCCTCCCGGCGTACCTCCTCTCCTTCGACGTCGGTGATTTCGACCTCGTGGAGGGGCCGAAGAGCACGACGCGCATCCGGGGCGTCGCCGCGAAGGGGAAGGGCCCGATGCTCGAGTCGTCGCTCCGGACCCACGCCGAGATGGTCCCGATCATGGAGGAGTACTTCGGGCAGCCGTACCCCTTCGACAAGCTCGACGCCGCCGCGCAGACCGAGTTTGCCGCAGGCGCGATGGAGAACGCCGGCCTCATCACGTACCGGGAGGAGGCGCTCCTCGTCGATCCGAAGACGACCTCCCTCGCCCGGCTCTGGAGGATCGACGCGGTCATCGCGCACGAGATCGCGCACGAGTGGTTCGGCGACCTCGTGACGATGCCGTGGTGGAACGACATCTGGCTGAACGAGTCGTTCGCGACGTGGATGGCGGCGCGGGCGACCGACCTCTGGCACCCCGAGCGGCGCGCGCGGGAGGGGCTCCTGGTGCAGCGCGCGGGCGCGTTCGCCGCCGACTCCGTCGCGGGGACGCGCGCGGTGCGCCAGCCGGTGAACGGCGTCCGCGACGCGGAGTCGTCCTTCGACGCGCTCACCTACGCGAAGGGAGCCACCATCCTCGCCATGATCGAGCAGTGGCTCGGCGAGGAGACGTTTCGCGCCGGGATTCGCCGCCACCTCGCGGCGCACGCGTACGGGAACGCCACGGCCGACGATCTCTTCGAGGCCCTGGGCGCCGCGTCCGGCAAGGACGTGGGGAAGATGGCCCGGACATTCCTCGATCGTCCCGGCGTGCCGCGCGTGGACGCCGCGCCGTCGTGCCAGGCGGCGGCGCCTCCCATGGTGACGCTGACCCAGACCCTCTACCGCCCTCTCGGCGGCGCGGCCCCCGAGGGCCTCCCGCCGGG
This sequence is a window from Acidobacteriota bacterium. Protein-coding genes within it:
- a CDS encoding M1 family metallopeptidase is translated as MTALSRFAAAILIAAAPAAYSAEGTGRAASHRPGPGRLPDEVAPTRYDLKLKVDPREDHFEGEVVIGLDVRERVYTFNLHARDLKIESVLVTAGGRTFPALVADAAGAGAEPGEGEKMVTLPASLDPGPAEARVVFSGSFDRNLAGLYRARDEAGNWYAYTQFETADARRAFPCFDEPRFKTPFRLTLTIPESMSAIATTLDEATTAKGGFKTIRFRETRPLPAYLLSFDVGDFDLVEGPKSTTRIRGVAAKGKGPMLESSLRTHAEMVPIMEEYFGQPYPFDKLDAAAQTEFAAGAMENAGLITYREEALLVDPKTTSLARLWRIDAVIAHEIAHEWFGDLVTMPWWNDIWLNESFATWMAARATDLWHPERRAREGLLVQRAGAFAADSVAGTRAVRQPVNGVRDAESSFDALTYAKGATILAMIEQWLGEETFRAGIRRHLAAHAYGNATADDLFEALGAASGKDVGKMARTFLDRPGVPRVDAAPSCQAAAPPMVTLTQTLYRPLGGAAPEGLPPGGPWIIPVCLAYPAGGGVSRTCVVLSEERMTSPLPGATSCPAWIHPDAGEYGYYRWSVPRDVAARLGEAVSSPWGVSGTAGADDATRSRIALLDQSWAMVAAGKLDPGAFLTTLEAVAKHGGRRELEQVASRLDRVAEVWDDLASGEGFESFVRRTLEPEGKRLSWDPAPGESDDDAILRPRLLETLGIRGRAPWVLAGAAERTRRYLDDPASIPASIAATALAITARHGDLGFADARVLLASARTPGARTNALTAMENLPPGPPLASAMELSLTDAVRVQDLNGILTGALERAETRDQAFAFLEARFDDIVKRMPGGFAGAPRLERRIGVFCSEARRDAARVFFEGKKIPGGERFLTEGVQNASQCIALRSYGQAALSSFFETARPAAE